In Methanocella paludicola SANAE, the sequence CTTCGTTAGAAGCCCCATGATATTCTATTTCTTCCTGGCGAATACCGCCAGCGCAATGCCGATGAGCACTCCTGCGGCAATGACCTCTACTCCGAGGGGCGACGCCGCGGGAGTCGCCGTCGCGGCCGTGGTGGCAGTCGGCGCAGGCTTGGCCTGGAGGACGAGCTGCTTATTATACTCGAGCACATCCGCCATCGTGGCCGTATTCGGGACTGAGCCCGGGAAGTTCGTGAAGATCACGCGCTTTACGTTGATGCCCTTGTCGTGCATCGCTTCCTCGACGCCTTTGGCCAGCTCCGTCGACTGCATGTTCTCGATGATGTACTCGACGCCCTTGTACTTGTCCGGGTTGGCGTTGATGTCGTCGACGAGCTTGGCGGGCGTCTTCGTGCCATTCATTGCGAACTCGGGCGCAAAGAAGTTCACGACGTCCATGCCGAGCCAGTTCTTGGCGGGGTCTTGCTGCCACAGCATGACGATGACTTTCGTCCTGTTGAGCTGGGCCTTCTCTGCCGCCGTGGGCTCGACCGCGTCGAAGAGCTTCACGTAATCGTTATAGCGCTGCTCATAATATGACGTGTTGGCCGGGTCCTTCTCCACGAGCCAGCCCTTCACTTCTGCGGCCAGAAGCTTAGCGTTTGTCGGCGTGTTCCAGCCCCTCGACGGGTTCGAAATCGTCTTCCACGTTACGTTGCCGTAGCCGTTAGCGTTCATAAAATTGTTGACCGCGGGCATGTTATACTGCTTATCGTTGCTGTCGTTATACGCGACGAACATGTCCGCCTTCGCGATGAAATCCTTGTTGAGCTGAATCCTGTTCGGGATGATGTCGGTCTGTAGATGGGGGCACATCGCCGGGTCGGCGATCGATATGGCTTCGACCCGGTCACCCCCGATGTACGTCACCGGGTCCATGAGGACGCTCGTCGTACAGACGACTTTAATCTTCCCCGTATCCTGCGCTGCGCACGAGGGCGCCAATAAAAAGATCGCAAGAATGGCTATCAATATTATGTAGTATGACCGATTGGTAAGCATATAAGATACTAAGTGTTAAGAACTATTTAAGTCTTATTACTAATTATTATAAAATTTATATTTGTAATACCGCAGAGTATCGGTCCGATCGAGCTCTTGCTGGGTTGAATATATCTTAGGTTTCATGCGTCTCCACGGACTTACGCCTCTTCGCGGGCTTTGACCGGGCGGGCGACCGGATGGACTGATTCAACACAGCAGCCCCCGCTAATGCATGCGAGTTGACACCCTTCTTTTGAAGGACAGCACGACCGATATCGCAAAGACGCCCGTCAGCAGCAGGGCGACGAGGGGGGCGATCGGCAGCGTGAACTCGAAGCCGGCCCAGACGCCGGCAATGCTGACGATGAGCGATACCAGCGGCGCCACCACGAACATGCTCTTTACGTTAAAGCAGAACTGGCTGGCGATGGCCGCGGGCGTCACGAGCCAGACGAATATGAGCAGCCCGCCCACGATGTTCAGGCTCAGCGCTACGGAGAGGGCGATGATGAAGAGCAGGATGTAATAGACGACCTTCACGCGAATGCCCGAGGCCTCCGCGATCTTCATGTTAAACATGATGGCCGCGATCTCTTTATAAAAGACCAGGACGAAGATGACCGTGAGCGCCGAGATCGCCGCGAGGGCATAGATCTCCTCCCTGAAGAGCGAGATGACGTCCCCGAAAAGCAGGGCGCTGGCGGACAGCCCCTTGCCCATATACTGCATGTACGATATCAGGAAGATGGCGACCGCCATGGACATGGCGAAGAGCACGCCGAGCGTCGCATCGGCGGCCATCTTCGCCTTATCGCTCACGGGGCCGATGAGGGCGGCCACGATGACGCTGACCACGATGGCCGCGAGCTGTGAGCTCACCTCGATGAACATGCCCAGCGCCGCCCCCGCGAACGCCGCGTGGGACATGGTAAAGCCCATGGACGACAGGTTCATGCGGGATATGATGACGCCGAGGATGCTGCAGGCCACGGACGCGAAGACCATTG encodes:
- a CDS encoding metal ABC transporter substrate-binding protein; amino-acid sequence: MLTNRSYYIILIAILAIFLLAPSCAAQDTGKIKVVCTTSVLMDPVTYIGGDRVEAISIADPAMCPHLQTDIIPNRIQLNKDFIAKADMFVAYNDSNDKQYNMPAVNNFMNANGYGNVTWKTISNPSRGWNTPTNAKLLAAEVKGWLVEKDPANTSYYEQRYNDYVKLFDAVEPTAAEKAQLNRTKVIVMLWQQDPAKNWLGMDVVNFFAPEFAMNGTKTPAKLVDDINANPDKYKGVEYIIENMQSTELAKGVEEAMHDKGINVKRVIFTNFPGSVPNTATMADVLEYNKQLVLQAKPAPTATTAATATPAASPLGVEVIAAGVLIGIALAVFARKK
- a CDS encoding metal ABC transporter permease — translated: MLEPLIPNNVVCHAVEAMVFASVACSILGVIISRMNLSSMGFTMSHAAFAGAALGMFIEVSSQLAAIVVSVIVAALIGPVSDKAKMAADATLGVLFAMSMAVAIFLISYMQYMGKGLSASALLFGDVISLFREEIYALAAISALTVIFVLVFYKEIAAIMFNMKIAEASGIRVKVVYYILLFIIALSVALSLNIVGGLLIFVWLVTPAAIASQFCFNVKSMFVVAPLVSLIVSIAGVWAGFEFTLPIAPLVALLLTGVFAISVVLSFKRRVSTRMH